The following coding sequences lie in one Apium graveolens cultivar Ventura chromosome 3, ASM990537v1, whole genome shotgun sequence genomic window:
- the LOC141714046 gene encoding uncharacterized protein LOC141714046, producing MEPPKCIRDIQKLTGQLAALRRFISRSDEKALSIFAVLKGSKAFEWGPDCQKAFEQVPKCREVRIWVGRGHPKIATLLPRENSANSDQSATQKILTRAEASGRVVAWSIELGEYNLEYIPRTSIKAQALANFMVECTFYEKKGPHARRAIDSATGKMKTFVDGSVAGSKCGAGFILSSPEGSEICQAIRFTFLLTNNEAEYQALLAGLSLAKNLEVKHLRVFSDSILVVKHFSGEYNKGSRKLEPIPPK from the exons ATGGAGCCTCCGAAGTGCATTAGAGACATTCAAAAGCTAACAGGCCAATTGGCGGCACTTCGGCGTTTCATATCAAGGTCAGATGAAAAGGCATTATCCATTTTTGCTGTGTTGAAGGGTTCGAAGGCTTTTGAGTGGGGTCCCGATTGCCAAAAGGCTTTTGAGCAA GTACCGAAATGTCGAGAAGTTCGCATATGGGTTGGTCGTGGCCACCCGAAAATTGCGACACTACTTCCAAGGGAGAACAGTGCAAATAGTGACCAATCAGCCACTCAAAAAATTCTGACAAGAGCCGAAGCCTCAGGGAGGGTGGTCGCTTGGTCAATCGAGTTGGGTGAATATAATTTGGAGTACATTCCGAGAACATCCATAAAAGCCCAAGCACTAGCCAATTTTATGGTAGAATGCACTTTCTACGAGAAAAAAGGACCTCATGCCCGAAGAGCAATTGATTCGGCAACCGGGAAAATGAAAACTTTTGTTGATGGGTCAGTAGCTGGATCAAAATGCGGGGCAGGCTTTATATTGTCGTCCCCCGAGGGATCTGAGATTTGTCAAGCCATTCGGTTTACTTTCCTCCTCACCAACAACGAAGCTGAATACCAAGCCTTGCTAGCTGGATTAAGCTTGGCGAAGAACCTCGAAGTAAAACATTTAAGGGTGTTCAGTGACTCCATATTGGTAGTGAAACACTTCTCGGGAGAATACAATAAAGGGAGCCGAAAACTCGAGCCTATACCGCCAAAGTAA
- the LOC141712023 gene encoding uncharacterized protein LOC141712023, with protein sequence MSLTPRPRVVVNGVQRMRRNHYYWCPHCQRTIRMPRSQICCPLCLCDLWYEFDVSRPRLLLDVYGSSRRAASGALDYLNLMLEPNPFRSLNPDYESRYDDIVLRVGGPPRPQRHIPPRERLYVHQEPEPSVDEMEELRPGPGPAPASAIERLPVLILTPSHLISDSHCPVCKDAFEVGGEAKELPCGHFYHSDCIVPWLHLHNSCPVCRYELPDDPANNDKQNDEDFIRVARNLLSWNWTQVLLSLWPFNLLSRWTSASTEDRSWWMIF encoded by the exons ATGTCTTTGACTCCTCGTCCTCGCGTAGTTGTCAATGGAGTCCAGAGAATGAGAAGGAACCATTACTATTGGTGTCCACATTGCCAACGGACAATCCGGATGCCTAGATCTCAAATTTGTTGCCCTCTTTGTTTATGCGACTTATGGTACGAATTTGATGTGTCAAGACCCAGGCTTCTGTTAGATGTCTACGGATCATCAAGACGTGCTGCATCTGGTGCATTAGACTACTTAAATCTCATGCTAGAGCCCAACCCGTTCCGATCACTTAATCCTGATTATGAGAGTAGATACGATGACATTGTTCTGCGAGTTGGAGGACCTCCTCGGCCACAAAGACACATCCCTCCACGCGAACGCTTATATGTCCACCAGGAACCTGAGCCTTCAGTTGATGAAATGGAAGAATTGAGACCTGGCCCCGGTCCAGCACCAGCTTCTGCGATTGAAAGGTTACCAGTTTTGATTCTAACACCCTCCCATTTGATCAGTGACTCTCATTGTCCTGTTTGTAAAGATGCATTTGAAGTTGGTGGGGAAGCGAAAGAGCTGCCTTGTGGACATTTCTACCATTCAGATTGCATTGTTCCATGGTTGCACCTGCATAATTCCTGTCCAGTATGTCGCTATGAGCTACCAGATGATCCCGCAAACAATGACAAACAAAATGATGAGGACTTTATTCGAGTAGCCAGGAATTTGTTAAGCTGGAACTGGACTCAAGTATTGCTCTCATTGTGGCCTTTCAATTTACTGTCACGTTGGACTTCTGCTTCTACAGAAG ATAGATCCTGGTGGATGATTTTTTAG
- the LOC141712022 gene encoding uncharacterized protein LOC141712022 isoform X2, translating to MGKISEQQLPLHQQQVNGDGSHFNGFGICFSMGGVCKVVSFKCFVVVILSVSVFLGAIRWGLPHHAKKSGFDAKEYIKNGATVQAYFRLQKPVSVLIPVISKLEYDINEEIGVPSMKVAILSMHPAHVINSTDVIFGLLSDRMDAPVNTVYLSVLRSSLIGVFLQQINLTLTNSTFGQPALFEILKFPGGITVIPESVSLWQIPQIFFNFTLHNSIYDIKQNVGELKEQLRLGLHLAPDENMYVQLTNKIGSTANTPVTVQISVTSDLGGIVPQRLKQIAQTITGSPSKNLGLDNSVFGKVKQISLSSYLRNTLHASSPTPSPAPSPGGNEYVEPLYPSYISPSYSPAPLPHLHHRSPCHHDCDAPSPSDGNNPITPSPSVSPYYSPTPISNSPEPSIVYTSPPHPSPQCGSEISPSPAPSWSKPLSPSYSSPSPTLSPHSLTPATPKAPSSQTTPGLSPLPSVAYSSSPDEERRNGKSSNSPSSSSPPLKTGTFLIVMLLALHRLCWE from the exons ATGGGGAAAATCAGTGAGCAGCAATTGCCTTTGCATCAACAACAAGTTAATGGAGATGGGTCTCATTTTAATGGCTTTGGGATCTGTTTTTCAATGGGGGGTGTTTGTAAAGTTGTCAGCTTTAAGTGTTTTGTGGTTGTGATTCTTAGTGTTTCTGTGTTTCTGGGTGCTATTCGTTGGGGCTTGCCTCATCATGCTAAAAAATCTGGTTTTGATGCTAAAGAGTATATCAAGAATGGTG CAACGGTTCAGGCATACTTCAGACTGCAAAAGCCAGTTTCGGTACTCATTCCAGTCATAAGTAAACTTGAATATGATATCAATGAGGAAATAGGGGTCCCTTCGATGAAG GTTGCAATACTCTCAATGCACCCTGCACATGTAATAAATTCGACGGATGTTATCTTCGGCTTGCTTTCTGATCGCATGGATGCTCCAGTAAACACAGTGTATCTAAGTGTGCTGAGATCATCTTTGATAGGGGTGTTTCTTCAACAGATAAACCTGACTCTGACCAATTCAACATTTGGACAACCAGCTTTgtttgagattttaaaatttcCGGGCGGTATCACTGTAATCCCTGAATCTGTTTCCTTATGGCAGATACCGCAAATCTTCTTCAACTTTACCCTCCATAATTCGATTTATGATATAAAACAAAATGTTGGTGAGCTGAAGGAACAATTGAGATTGGGGTTACATTTGGCACCAGATGAG AACATGTATGTACAGCTCACAAATAAAATCGGCTCAACTGCAAATACCCCTGTTACGGTTCAGATTTCAGTTACATCAGACCTAGGGGGCATAGTACCCCAGAGATTAAAGCAGATTGCTCAAACAATCACAGGGTCTCCCTCAAAAAATCTTGGCCTTGACAACTCTGTTTTTGGTAAAGTAAAGCAAATTAGTCTATCTTCATACCTCAGGAATACTCTTCATGCTTCCTCTCCAACACCTTCTCCTGCACCCTCTCCGGGAGGAAATGAATATGTAGAACCTTTATATCCTTCATATATTTCTCCATCGTATTCACCTGCTCCTTTGCCCCACCTCCATCATAGATCACCTTGTCATCATGACTGTGACGCTCCCTCACCATCTGATGGTAACAACCCTATTACGCCAAGCCCTTCTGTCAGTCCTTATTATTCTCCAACCCCCATATCAAATTCTCCCGAGCCTTCAATTGTTTATACTAGTCCTCCTCACCCTAGTCCACAATGTGGTTCTGAAATTTCACCAAGCCCCGCACCATCATGGTCTAAGCCACTTTCTCCAAGTTACTCGTCTCCATCTCCAACCCTTTCACCTCATTCTTTGACTCCTGCAACTCCCAAGGCTCCCTCCTCTCAGACGACCCCAGGTCTATCCCCTCTGCCATCTGTAGCCTATAGCTCCAGTCCAGATGAGGAAAGGAGAAATGGGAAGAGTTCAAATTCGCCATCCTCATCAT CCCCTCCTTTGAAGACCGGGACGTTCTTGATCGTCATGCTCTTGGCATTACATCGGTTGTGCTGGGAATAG
- the LOC141712022 gene encoding uncharacterized protein LOC141712022 isoform X1 has protein sequence MGKISEQQLPLHQQQVNGDGSHFNGFGICFSMGGVCKVVSFKCFVVVILSVSVFLGAIRWGLPHHAKKSGFDAKEYIKNGATVQAYFRLQKPVSVLIPVISKLEYDINEEIGVPSMKVAILSMHPAHVINSTDVIFGLLSDRMDAPVNTVYLSVLRSSLIGVFLQQINLTLTNSTFGQPALFEILKFPGGITVIPESVSLWQIPQIFFNFTLHNSIYDIKQNVGELKEQLRLGLHLAPDENMYVQLTNKIGSTANTPVTVQISVTSDLGGIVPQRLKQIAQTITGSPSKNLGLDNSVFGKVKQISLSSYLRNTLHASSPTPSPAPSPGGNEYVEPLYPSYISPSYSPAPLPHLHHRSPCHHDCDAPSPSDGNNPITPSPSVSPYYSPTPISNSPEPSIVYTSPPHPSPQCGSEISPSPAPSWSKPLSPSYSSPSPTLSPHSLTPATPKAPSSQTTPGLSPLPSVAYSSSPDEERRNGKSSNSPSSSSYVTAPPLKTGTFLIVMLLALHRLCWE, from the exons ATGGGGAAAATCAGTGAGCAGCAATTGCCTTTGCATCAACAACAAGTTAATGGAGATGGGTCTCATTTTAATGGCTTTGGGATCTGTTTTTCAATGGGGGGTGTTTGTAAAGTTGTCAGCTTTAAGTGTTTTGTGGTTGTGATTCTTAGTGTTTCTGTGTTTCTGGGTGCTATTCGTTGGGGCTTGCCTCATCATGCTAAAAAATCTGGTTTTGATGCTAAAGAGTATATCAAGAATGGTG CAACGGTTCAGGCATACTTCAGACTGCAAAAGCCAGTTTCGGTACTCATTCCAGTCATAAGTAAACTTGAATATGATATCAATGAGGAAATAGGGGTCCCTTCGATGAAG GTTGCAATACTCTCAATGCACCCTGCACATGTAATAAATTCGACGGATGTTATCTTCGGCTTGCTTTCTGATCGCATGGATGCTCCAGTAAACACAGTGTATCTAAGTGTGCTGAGATCATCTTTGATAGGGGTGTTTCTTCAACAGATAAACCTGACTCTGACCAATTCAACATTTGGACAACCAGCTTTgtttgagattttaaaatttcCGGGCGGTATCACTGTAATCCCTGAATCTGTTTCCTTATGGCAGATACCGCAAATCTTCTTCAACTTTACCCTCCATAATTCGATTTATGATATAAAACAAAATGTTGGTGAGCTGAAGGAACAATTGAGATTGGGGTTACATTTGGCACCAGATGAG AACATGTATGTACAGCTCACAAATAAAATCGGCTCAACTGCAAATACCCCTGTTACGGTTCAGATTTCAGTTACATCAGACCTAGGGGGCATAGTACCCCAGAGATTAAAGCAGATTGCTCAAACAATCACAGGGTCTCCCTCAAAAAATCTTGGCCTTGACAACTCTGTTTTTGGTAAAGTAAAGCAAATTAGTCTATCTTCATACCTCAGGAATACTCTTCATGCTTCCTCTCCAACACCTTCTCCTGCACCCTCTCCGGGAGGAAATGAATATGTAGAACCTTTATATCCTTCATATATTTCTCCATCGTATTCACCTGCTCCTTTGCCCCACCTCCATCATAGATCACCTTGTCATCATGACTGTGACGCTCCCTCACCATCTGATGGTAACAACCCTATTACGCCAAGCCCTTCTGTCAGTCCTTATTATTCTCCAACCCCCATATCAAATTCTCCCGAGCCTTCAATTGTTTATACTAGTCCTCCTCACCCTAGTCCACAATGTGGTTCTGAAATTTCACCAAGCCCCGCACCATCATGGTCTAAGCCACTTTCTCCAAGTTACTCGTCTCCATCTCCAACCCTTTCACCTCATTCTTTGACTCCTGCAACTCCCAAGGCTCCCTCCTCTCAGACGACCCCAGGTCTATCCCCTCTGCCATCTGTAGCCTATAGCTCCAGTCCAGATGAGGAAAGGAGAAATGGGAAGAGTTCAAATTCGCCATCCTCATCAT CTTATGTTACAGCCCCTCCTTTGAAGACCGGGACGTTCTTGATCGTCATGCTCTTGGCATTACATCGGTTGTGCTGGGAATAG